One window of the Solanum stenotomum isolate F172 chromosome 11, ASM1918654v1, whole genome shotgun sequence genome contains the following:
- the LOC125845774 gene encoding uncharacterized protein LOC125845774, translated as MAGYYRRFVEGFSKIAAPLTRLTQKCVNGKVVAYASWQLKIREKNYLTHDLKLDAIIFALKIWRHYLYGEVNMVADALSRKSMGSLAYIVDERRPMAMNIQGLSNQGVRIDHKLPGRLIAGNVKQLILEEAHSSRKSIHPGAMKMYQNLRELYWWKGEVMQNLIIPEWKWERITMDFVIELPNTFKKHDSVWVIVDRLTKSAHFIPVRVTHTAKQLGDIYLREIVRIHRVHISIITDRGA; from the exons ATGGCTGGATACTACAGACGATTTGTGGAGGGTTTCTCAAAGATAGCCGCTCCATTGACACGTTTAACTCAGAAATGTGTG AATGGCAAAGTGGTGGCATATGCTTCCTGGCAACTAAAGATTCGTGAGAAGAATTATTTGACGCATGACCTAAAATTGGACGCAATCATATTTGCACTAAAAATTTGgcgtcactatctttatggtgaG GTGAATATGGTGGCAGATGCTTTGAGTAGAAAGTCTATGGGTAGCTTGGCCTATATTGTGGATGAAAGGAGACCTATGGCTATGAATATTCAAGGTTTATCCAATCAGGGAGTTCGAATTGACCATAAGTTGCCTGGAAGGTTGATTGCAG GTAATGTGAAACAACTAATATTGGAGGAGGCTCATAGCTCGCGAAAATCCATCCACCCAGGCGCTATGAAGATGTATCAAAACTTGCGTGAATTGTACTGGTGGAAAG GTGAAGTAATGCAAAACTTGATTATCccagagtggaagtgggagagaATTACTATGGATTTTGTCATTGAGTTACCGAATACTTTCAAGAAACACGACTCAGTTTGGGTGATTGTGGACAGACTCACAAAATCTGCCCATTTCATACCAGTTCGGGTTACTCATACTGCGAAGCAGTTAGGAGATATTTACCTTCGAGAGATAGTTCGGATTCATAGGGTGCATATTTCAATAATAACAGATCGAGGTGCATAA